From Alligator mississippiensis isolate rAllMis1 chromosome 1, rAllMis1, whole genome shotgun sequence:
TCAAATTCCTCCCTGGTATAATTTAATCGAGATGCGCCTGGACTAAACTTTGTCTTTATTTGATAACATGACATACACAGTAACTTCAGTGAGAGCATTTTCATTACTACCCATTTTAAGTGCTAAACTAGAGTGTACATTATATTATGTAGATTTTTGTGTCTATCTAATAAATAGAAGGCAGGTGCAGTAATCTATTAGAATATGGAATTCTTATATTCATAAGAATATCAAAATCCAAAGCTACTTAAATCATAATTACTATGGTAAGTTATTATATTATAATTAGTATATTATAATTCTGTTTGTTTTACTAATAGCTTtggaaaatagattttaaaataatttgtttagaGCTGCATAAAAGATTTATGTGCAATGTATATCTAAGTTCAGATTTATATTTCCAGAACATTTGGACCCTTCAGCAAATTCAGATATCCAGTTAAACTTCATGCTGCACACAAAGCACAAAGACATAAAACACACAGGTGAACGAGAAAATGACTGCAATATTGCAAAGCAAAGCTGTCGCAATGACCACTACTGCTTTGTGGAGTATAAGAACTTCCAAAGGGTATGCAGGGCAGAGGTAGCAAAATGCAGTCTCCAAGTTGTTGGGAAACAATGTTTGTCTGCGTGGAAGAAGCTGAGAAAAACAGTCTTAGGGAATTGCAGGTGTTCAGAGCCACTTCAAAAACGGTGTACTAAAATATGGAAAAGCATCTTTAATAACACCTGTCTACAGGATGCAAAGGAGAATATAGCTTTTGATGAGGAAGACTATGATGATGAGAGAGATCAGGACACTGATGCAGGTTCGTGCTGCTTTAGAATATGAAATCTTAATATGAAATCTTAATAGAAGATTAAGATTGTTTTGTCATGCTATTCTGCTTAATATGAAATCTTAATAGAAATCATGTTTCAATCTAGAATTAGATTTCAATAGTGATTCAATAGTGATTTAGACTTCTGTGCATATTCCAAATAATGAAAAGACCACCAGGGAAGGCTATTGAGTGGAACAAAATAGCTGTAACTCTAGGCTGTACTAAGGAATAGAGAATCCATTATCATGTCAAGTTTGTGGGGCAGTTGACATATTGCATTATTTATTTGCAGTGAAGTTTGAAAAAAGAGTATTTTGAGAACCTTTTATATGCATGTGAATATCTGACAGCATAACAATTAGCAGGGAAAACATAGCTTGGAATTGTGTcttcatatatgtgtgtatggAACCAAATCCAAAGGAATCTGTATCCTGCCTAGTAGTGCCTTTTCATGCTACTAATACAGTACTATTATTAACACTACTATAATAGTATTAAAACATAACATAAATAAAGACCAGTAATATTATTTGCATTTATTAAGGGGCAAGATTATTAAAGGGGGGTCCATATATACATAACAGTAGGTTCAAAAGCTTGCATTTGTTCATGAAAGAGTTTGATTGTCACATGACCCAGGTTTACCTAGGACTTTCTGAACTTCCATAATCACAAACCATAAACTCATAAACAGGGTAGTAGTGTTGGCAGTGGAAAGGAAAGCTCCTGTGCATATTCACCTTAATATCTATACGTAAATATAATGAAGCCTTTATGGTTTCTAAACAAATTGACAATTTCTATTTGGTCAatcttatttgttttttctctttacttttctttctgaGCTGCTCCTAGCATGGCAGCTAATAAAGTGGTACATTAAAACTGACAACACAGTTGACACAGGGGATTTATTAATGCTGCATATCCCATGTTTTTTCTTTTAGATAATATTAACATGGAAATTAAATTACAGTGGAATTTATCTGCTCTTTCCAAACAAGGTAAGGCTCATTTTATATATTCATTTATAGTTCTTATTTACTGTTTTTTCTACCAGCCTATAACAATGAAAAATGCAGCTTCATATAGATTAAATAATAATGCCAAGACTCAAAATAACTTAAAATTTGGGATTTAGTAAACTTCAAATGGTTTGCAGCTAAGTTTTTGCATAGACAAGGATCCCAAAGGAGTAAAAATTCTAATGCCATTGAAGTCAAaagtaaaactcccattgatttcacttaGGACAGTGAAATACTGTCCTCAAATGATGAGGAGGGCATAAATGCTTATTCACAGTTTAACTGAGTTATTTTGAAAAGTCCCTCCAAGCTGTTGAGATTTCCTTTGGCAAACTGCATTCCAGTTGATCCTTCAAACTCTCAAACAAGATCTAGCTCCCTTTCCTGATAGTACTTTCTTCAAGGAACAATTTTCCTCTTGCACTCTTCTTAGAAGTAAATAGCCTGGTAAATGTCATCCCTATGGTCTTTATGGAAGTAAATAGAGACCTAGTCTAATTCTCCTAGATATCAAGATTATGTAACAAATTACCCAAGAAATAGTTCAAGGTTGCCATTAAAATGTTACTGTTAGATGCTATTCAATATAAACCTTTTAGTAATGTTAATTTTTTGCTTGGAAACTAAACAATCAATCCTTTGAGATACTAGGTTTATTTTATGAGGTTTTGAGTGCTTTGAAACAATAATGAAGTTAAGAAATCAGCATTGTGAATACCCTTACTGGGGTTTTATACACTATCAAAAGAGTGCAAGGCATGTCACAAGTACAATAAACAAAGTCATTCTCTGACATGAAGTACTATCTATGGGTATAATTATGGCTCCAGTGAAATCACTGGCAAAGTAGAATCAAGATTTCAGTCTAAATAGCTTAATGACAAATGTATTATTgcagaattaaggttgcctgCTGGTAAGATTTGTCCATCAGGTCTAGAGACGCACGTTTAGCAACATTCAAGCACCTAGGCATCAGAATCAGAGGGTTAAGGTACTTAAACTTCTGAGAATAAGGAAATGTAGAATTAAGATGCATACAGTACAGTCTTAATGCTGCTGCCCTTGAGCTAGTAACAGTCACTGAATTATTTTATACTCTTTAATTGCATTCACTGTGATACTTGTGTTGAACAGAGAAGGATTAGTTGGAGCAGCGTAGCATGCCCATCTGCTCATCCCCACATTCGTCCTTATGATCAATGACATGAGTACCAGTTTTTCTCATTTTAGTACTAACTTCTGTAAGTCAGCAGTTGGAATTGTTTTCTGGTTGTGGGCTAGAATGACCTAGCTCACATCTGAGGTAGGCCAGCACTGGGGTAGGACCCATCaacctctgctgcttctcccggCTGCCTACCTGTGGATTGGTATTGGTAGAGCTCCCCTTCTTCTGAAGCCCCTGCTACCCAGCtgtggaagggtgtgagcagagACCCCTCTCTGCCAGAACACCCAGTGCCCAGTTGTGACATACTGTAGGCCAAAATCCCCACTACTGAATGCTGATGAAGCTACTGCTTCATGGGCTAAATTCAAAGGCTCCATGATCTGGATACAATCTAAGGGCCTAAGATTTTCAAACCCTGTTATAAGTCATTGCAGGAACTTCTTGTGGTTTACTTGAAGTGAGGTGAGATATGAAAGCAGTCTATAGATTTAATATGGGGAAGTGACAATACAGTGTTAGATGACATCTTCTGGATAGGACTAGAGGCCTATAACATTTTGTAGGTGTGGCATGTGGGCCAGATAGAGGCAGATGTCTTTAGCAAAGGTAAGCTCCTAGATGCTATTGTACAGCTCTCAGGTGCTCAATTCTGTAGTCTTCTGTGCTATCTGAAAGGCAAATGCAAGTATGCGTGTTATAGATACATTGGGTCAGTGCTCAAAAGTGACAAAATTTAGGTATATCTAAACTTCAATGACTGCACATTCTTCAGAACTATCTGAGCACCAGAAGCAATCTAATCATAGTAGAATGGAGGTCCACACACAGGCTATTGCCTGTCATACAGCTTGCAGTTCTTGGTTTTCAGAAACTAAAGTCTGATTTATTTAGCCTAAGAAAGCATCAGCACTTTAGAAGTCATTTAACCATAAAAAGCTCCTCCTTCCTGTCTTTTACCCTCTGCTGCTCCATGCACAGCAGCTAATTGTAGAGTTGCTTAGCAGGAGCCTGTGGTGGCAAATAGGAGAGTGAAGATGGTGCAGTGGGCATGATGAAGGGAATGATGGAGAAGTTCAGCATTAAGTGAGTCTAATTTGGGAGGAATACTGGGGTTGTAGCAGAGATTTCATAGTGTTTCCAATGGGAGTCCAGCAAGTAGTATGCTTAATAGATTGTTGTCTATATGTAACTGATTCTTTTGATTGTATTGTGCCTTTTAGAACACACTGAGAATGGGACATGTTTGGATGTAAACAGGGAATGTATTGAAGATGAAGTGTGTAACAGACAGCTATCCCTGTACCTTAAAGTTTGCTCAGTGAATAAAAAGTGCAACATGAAAGACTGTCAAGCAGCCATAAGGTTCTTCTATCAAAATATGCCTTTTAATGTTGCCCAGATGTTGACATTCTGTGCCTGTACCCAGCTTGATAAATCTTGCCAAAAAGctaaagaacttcttcatggaaAGCCATGCGCAGTCAACATAGTGCCCCCTCCTTCATGTCTAAGCATAATTCGCCAGTGCCAAAACAATGAATTATGCAGgtaagcaaaaaaaccaaaacaaacgaATTAATATTTGGCTAGTAACACACTtatctataaaataaaaaatagtgtgtagatgaaatgaggggcatatgtgtacaacactttaaagtgggttaaatgcttttgaactgctttaatggtgtttgcACACGTCTACAGCGTAtcgcgcattaattccagccactttAGCACATTCagtggcgtaatgtgccttaaatgactttggggcacagcaaactaaaacacctccagccgtggagtgaagcaccgggctccatgtggctcaggggctgtgcaggaagtccatgtaggcagcctggcagcaacctgggaaggcaggctccactgaaggaaaaacaaaaaagtggcgagcctgatcttttttcttcTCCCCAACTCGAGCCTGCTTACCTGCATGCGCTGTGcggggacctggtccttccctccatggctgtggtgctccCCAGGACCACCCACGCTGGGTGCTTGTGGGCAGGTGCCGCCGGGGGAGGTGGGGACGCGGCCGCaacagaggaaagcaccagcctttcccccactgcagcccagggtCTGGTCCACCTACCAGCAGCTTGTCCTCCCCTCCcaccgccagagaggcaggtaagacatagGTGTACACAACActggggtttactttgccctaaactTAAAGCAGAGTATTtgaaaacccactgcttcaatttagggcccccatttcatctacacatgcccagtgATTTTATATATATGCAATATAATTTCTCATATGATATACTATATACTGTTACACATATCACAACATGATTTTGTGATAACTATGCTATAACAGCTGGTGTTTAAGAACACTTATGTCTGCCAAGTTATAGTTGTCTAAACTGTACTTTGTAACTCAGAAAAATTGACGGCTTCATAACAAAAATCTTCTGGACAGTTCTAGTCAACTGTCATTACACTTGATGAATAATCCAAACTTCACAATGACTTTCAGTGTTGAACTTGGATCAACTTGTTGTAGAAATGCAGTTCTATAACTTGCATTAAAGAGCAACCTCAAGCAATTGAGCAATTCTGATTCTATCGAGGAGACAAAGATAGAACATGTATTTTGCACTATGGTGTAGCTAGTGAGCTATAATACTTACATGGATTGTTTTCACTTTTTActctaaaatattaatttattctCATGTGGCAAGACAACAGAAATTCTTTTAAAGCATAATTCTGCTtggaaaaaaatgattaaaatggCATTGCAGGTTCTATTCCTTATGTCTCTTTATGATTCCTGTAGCAAATATgtttattttgcaaataaaaagCAGGGTTCCTTTTAACCTTGAGCTCTGCAAACTCAATGTGGGTTTTACTACTTGTGTGTAATTACCTATAACACAATTTCTGCTTAACAAATAATATCCCTAAAGGTTTTCAATAATATTCTCAGGATGGCACCTTTGTACTCAAATGGTTTGTACAAATTATGCAGCTGACTGCACAAGTTTGTTGAAAGTTATTCATTCTACCAGGGAATCTCCTGCATGCTACTGGTTGTTATGCAACTAAAGTTGCCTAAATAGTAAAACCCtttacttctttctttttcttttctccttcaaacATGAGGTAGGTAGTAATAATCTAGGCATTGAAGCATGTTCTTAAACAATCACATTCATAGAAAGTGACACAAATTtggattttatttcagaaaacatCCAAGTGAATAGCAGGTTTGGCTATTATAGACAGCTCTACTTAAGTAAGACTAGCCTTGGAAACACAACTGGAGCACCAGTTTTCAGTGTGGGTAATGTAACACTTTTGGCCAAGACCTGAAATTCACCTTACAAGCATACTATAAATTTACCTTCAGTAAACAAATCAAGAGAACAAGGATCACATTCAGGTTCAGTGTAAGCAAGTGCAATTCAGATTGACGTCAATGCGAGTTGCATTTTTTAATGCCAGGCTGAACTGGGCCACAAATGTGGctttgtgtgtgtacatataagATTCTAATGGGAAATAATATTTAAGAGGGACTTGCTGAATTACCTTTATTCTGGGAGCATTAATGTTTGCCAGCATTAACAATAAGTAGAGGTAATTATCAAAATTACGCTTTGAATTATGTTTAGCTGTACCTATAAATTACAAGCTTGaatgacatttttttccattagctCAGAGATGACAGCTACTTTGAAACCTTTTCTTGAGTAACCGCTGTGTAATTGGGTCCTAGATGGAACTTTATAAGTTGATTGTTTCCTATGTGTACTGCTTCATAAGAGCCATGCTATCTCAGGACTAAATTATCATCATGGAATACCAAACTTTAATGGATCAGTACATGAGAGTTTAGAAGCTGACCCAACAACCATTTACCCCTACAATCCACTTATATTTAGTAGAAGTGACATATAGCTTTCACATTAATATCTAAAGTTTTCCATCAGTCATGTTAGATAAGGAgttaacatttattattattgttaaatATGGCCAATCAGGGCCAAATTTATCCTATTTTACATGGAGAATAAGCTGGCATACAGGAATATTGAACTGGGAAGGAATCCAGATAGCTACTTGCAAATCATTAGATATGGTCATTGGTAGCACCCTTCTAATAGCTTTACAGTTACTGTACCTGTAGCTGATTTGTTCTTACTCTACTTCGGGTTTTTTCTCTCGTCTCATTTGGTGTTATTTAGTCAGGCAACAAATCATGTCAATTGCTGTTTGTTCCTCCCATATTTATCTCACTTACATACTTTACACACCTGTCACACCCACTAGAAAGCTTTTTGTTCTTGTTTCATTATGATGTCCAGTCTGATTATTCTATATTGTTGCTGTGGGTGTCTCTCCTTAGACTGTTGTTACTAAAACCTGTTCTTAGATCCAAGAAAGTCTTTGCTGTTGGTCCAGAGTTCATTTTGCACAAAGAAATTCTTGTTTAAAGCCCAGATTTTATCCTCAGATATATCTATGCAATCCTTGATATTGGAGACGTGTATATAAGAGCATAATTTTGACCTACTGATACAGTTGGGTATCATTGTGCCTTCCAAAATAATAGATTATTGCAATAGGGATGACAAAAGGTGCCTTGTCAAGGCCATCTGGCATCCTTCACAGTACCTGTCTGAGGATAGAATCTAATGACCAGAAAGGGTTTTTAATTGCCTGTTCCTATAATTTGAAATGCACTAATTTCTGCTATGATTGTTCAGAATGATACAGGACAACAAGTCCTGAAAAATATGAGAAAGGGTTATTTAAAATGAGGGCCTTttataccattaaaaaaaaaagtcaacctttccttttttctcctctgGATTTTGTAAAGGAAGTAACTGCCTTTGAGGTCACTTAGCTGGCATGCATAGAAAAATTCTGATTAAAATTGCTACATTTTCTCTGTTGATTTTAAGTTAAGTAAGTTTATCTTGCATTTGATGTCACTGAAGAATAATGTTATCTTAATCATAATATATTAAAGTTTTTCTTGTATGATTCTTATGCTTCCTCCAGGAAAAAATATGAAATGTTTTGGTCAATGTGCTGGAGGCATGTTACGAGAAGATGCTATGAAGATAAAGCTTGTCTTGAAACATTAATCAAGGATGATATGACTTGCTCTGGAAGTGCTGACTGCAGAGCAGCTTACATTGACAACTGGGGTACCATGCTTCGGGTAGAGTGTTCCTGTAATACTGTACCATTAGCTGAACAGCCTCTATGCAAACTCTTTCAGCACATGCTCCATGGGAAGTCCTGTTTCAGTAAGTTATATGAGAAACAAGTTGTACTTTAAAATATAAACATGCTATGTTAATACAGCAAAATATTATGATGAGTTAATTTGTGAAAAGTGTTCATTATAGCAAATGTATTCCTATTATAACACCATTGACTTCACTAAAATTATACCAGGGATGCTTTTGTCTAAGTGTCTTTCATGAAAACCTGTATTCTTTACTTAGTACTTGTTGGTGTCTGCTAATCCTTAATATTACGATTAAGGCTCACTGGCTCAGTTGTGAGTTGAAATAGCTACATGGATATTTTGGAACAATTAAAATTTACTAAAACTCATGGGGAAGCAATGGCAGAAGACTTAGTAATGATCTCAAGGAGAAGACAGGACAATCAGTTAGATATGTAGAGTGTTTATATACCAAGCagtaccgggagtaacaaggaataacagccataaattgactgagagtagattcaggctacatatcaggaggtgctacttcacattcagggtggctaggatctggaaccaacttccaagggaagtggtgctcgctcctaccctggggggcttcaaaaggaggctagctaatcacctagccggggttttttgaccccagcattctttcctgtccatggcagggggtcagacttgatgatctgctcaggttccttccgaccctaccaactatgaaactatgaaactaatgcgagaagcatggggaacaagcagaaagaaCTGGAAGTACAGGTACAAGCACAGAGTTATGATGTAATAGGGATTACAGAGAGATGGTGGGATAGTTCATATGTTTGGAGAACAGTCATGGATGGGTGTAGCTTGTTCAGGAAGAATAGATGGGAAAAAAGCGGAAGTGTTGCTGTATATATAAAGGTGATATTCATTGGTTCAGCATGAAGTGGAAGGTAGGCCTATTGAAAGCCTCTGGATGAAGGTCAGAAGAGAGAGCAACAGAGGGATGTTATGATGGGCATccactacaggccaccaaactaGGAGGAGAAGATGGATAAGGCCTTCTTTAAATAATTGACAGAGGCCTCCAAATGGCAGGATTTGGTTCTGATGAGGGACATGAATtatcaggacatctgctgggaaggaaacacagcagtgcacaagcaatctAACAAATTCTTGGAGTGCTGGGGATACAGATGATAGATAGGCCACTAGAGGAGAATCCCCTCTCAACTTGCTGCTCATAAATAGGGAGGGATTGATTGAGAATGTGAGGGTGGAAGGCAACCTGGGTGAtggtgggaacatctacacaaaaCCAATGAGCAGTAActgttactcaaattgccaatcgctcaaatcaagagcaagactttataaaggaggataaggcaaggtgccgtgtttattgattacatgagttggACATAGAGGTTcgggcacaccattcatacaaacacatgcAAAGCATCATATACATCATTATACACTGgcttacacatacacaaaacaaccatttcatccacacatacaccagatatagttaccagcaatagttgctcagtatcagcccagggtggccaacccgggcttattaagtagatgatgatgatttgaagatagcagatttgaagataacagctggagtggggtgaacagatgcatctgtgctccgatgaaacatcagtagagaaagagacttgccaaacttggcattttcaaagtgttcttttatagggattggcatcctttgtttcagtgctttggggtttttccacaCCCAGCTTCTGGTTTTgtgtttgttcttttgttttcagcttatcttagccttggagtgttcttgctgcccatctggcaggggGGTACATTCCTTCTCattgttatcttctttgtgcaCTAGTCTTAAAacggattcttcagccattcattaattagtttactgactggtaacttacattgggcaccttgttgcttacataaacaatTAAATCTTCttccatctctatgccattctttcaccattcacccttttacacacattcatacataaaggctatgcagagttcattcacttatgtcaagcagaaggatacaaattggagtttttaagttgcttacaggacaagactagcATGGTTATATTTCCCTATTATTACAccctatgttaacatcagctacattagttcagttcatgctacataacatcagaaaaaaatcatgcaggaatgctgctgcacagtaacgcCAGTTACtaatgcagtcatttagtatttggttatgcaagtactaaatgactacacagcgATAACTATGTAGTCTACCACTTACATAGACCACAAAATGATGGCGTTCAAGATcctaaagggaggaaggaaggagagcaactGAATAGGAGcactggacttcagcaaagcagaCTTTAGCAAATTCAGGGAACTGGCAGGAGGATCTCCTAAGAAGCAAGTCTGAGGGATAAAGGAGTCTAGCAGAATGGTTATACTTTAAGGAGGCCTTTTTAAGGGTTCAGGATCTAGCTAATCTGATgtgatggaagaatgggaagtgcagcAGGAGGCAAACCTGACTAGCAGCAATCTCTTCAAtaagctgaaactcaaaaaggaatcctatgaAAAGTGATAACTTACTCATAcgactagggaagagtataagagtatcacacaggcatgcagggagaaaattaggaaagccaagggacataaaaggtaaTAGAAAAGATTCCACAGTGTGTCAACAGTAAGAGAAAGAGCAATCATAGATCCCctacagaatgcagaaggcagtCTTGTTATGGACGATGccaagaaggctgaagtatttaatgccttttttacttcagtctttacaAACAGGGACAGCTACCAGACAATGAATACAGTTGGcagcagagatagggaaggagacaaacaacctagagtaatggcagaacaggttagggttGCAGGTTACTTATccaagctagatgctttcaagttggtgGGGCAGATGGGTGCATCCTAGGGAAATAAAAGAATGGgcgaggtaatttcagagccattagctatcctTTTTGGGATAGCTAATTCCTGGAGGTTAGATAAGGTcctgaatgactggaaaagggcaaatacagtgtcCATTTtttagaaagggaaggaagaaaatacAAGAAATTAtggaccagtcagcctgactttAATATCTGGAAAGATGCTGGAGCAGGCCCTCCAGGTGTCCTTTGTGAAGCAGCTGGAAGATAACAACTTGATCTGTTGCTCTTAATTTTGATCATGGCATGATGTGAATGGAATTAAATGATCAGTGAAAATGTTCTGGTCTCAAATCCTAATTCATTGAACACTTAAGCAATACCACTACTTGAGCACAATGACTCAGCAAGCCAGGCATCATCACAGCACTTGGGGTTGCAGTTTTGACCAGCATGGTCTCCTCTTACTTGGTGACAAGTCCCCAAACTTAAGTTTTTTCCTTAGGCTTTTATACTATTTTAGAGCCCTCTTTTGTATATTCCATATATGGTCATGCTAGGGATCCTCACCAATTACCTTTTACAACAGTTATTTCCTCATCAAGCTGCTGCCCTAAGCCTGTTTCTTTTCATCTTACTGCTCACCTACAGAGCCATACTTGGGCTTGTTTTGCTATCTTGTTTTTCTACATTATACAGCTATCTATGTTTTGTTTTGCCTACAGAGTTTTCTCTGTGCTAGTTACCTCTGTACTCATTTCATTTGCAGCTCATGGTGTTtgttcaaaaggaaaacaaaatctcATCAGTTATGTCAAGGCAGCTTACAGGCCAACAGTCCCCTCCTAGATAGTGGTTCCATTTAGGATACCACTATCATTATTGTCAACAGTCCAGGCATAAGGTGAGACTCCATTCTTCTCAATGCCACCTGTGGAGGGGATGGTATGTGGCAGCTCTCAGTGCTTACCCTGGCCTTGACTGGTGATCTTACCACAAGatatctgtgggtgtgtctacaagagctactgcacagtaagaagTTTTTACactagcatctacatgtgcaggcattacagcacagtaacactgtgtgtagactgacttgggactaaagttagtagtcccaagtcagtccacaaacACAGGGTTACCACATAGTAAGGAGTATAGAGCACAaatatgctttactgtgcagtaactactcagaCAGGTAGCAAACCTACTTGGGCAGGTAGCATCATGCTGGTAGCAGTTTTACACCCAAGTTGTCATAAGTTGCCATACTTACCGTGTAGTAATGGcacacatgtgtaaacacacatccatactgtgcagtaatttttggttattgcacagtaacctaaattaaATCTGCTCCCGATCAGCCAGACACCACGTggcgggagattgctccctgcccccagtaaATGCCTGCTGTTAGGGTGGGCTGCACCACTGGAGCCCAGATGggaactatgtccccctgccccagcagcagggagttccaagccccctgctctgagatcacaattgcagagcaggggccaggagctCCTTCTCTTACAATCCCCATTTCGCCATTGTGATCCGGGAGCGAGGGACTGGGAGACCTTTATCTcccagcaacagctctgcagttg
This genomic window contains:
- the GFRAL gene encoding GDNF family receptor alpha-like; this encodes MLLHFVAWICRSKYLCKALNNHYFSIFTVLAVSFSSSFTSQTTDCLQVREQCINAANGCESVWNIIEDVCNISGNSCKAKGSVVCNEAIQFLADQYPKCKSCLCTKNDSCSIKMLLEQQCGLKKEHLDPSANSDIQLNFMLHTKHKDIKHTGERENDCNIAKQSCRNDHYCFVEYKNFQRDAKENIAFDEEDYDDERDQDTDAGSGFINAAYPMFFLLDNINMEIKLQWNLSALSKQEHTENGTCLDVNRECIEDEVCNRQLSLYLKVCSVNKKCNMKDCQAAIRFFYQNMPFNVAQMLTFCACTQLDKSCQKAKELLHGKPCAVNIVPPPSCLSIIRQCQNNELCRKKYEMFWSMCWRHVTRRCYEDKACLETLIKDDMTCSGSADCRAAYIDNWGTMLRVECSCNTVPLAEQPLCKLFQHMLHGKSCFKQISSEKPHFHWMHTDRPGEKLPRTRLQSSFKGETIHIIAYTSCIILILGIVMLALLKTRACRTTYQSRHTSPDHSSETFGIH